The window TCAACCCATCGTCTCTTGTCCCTTCGTCATTCTCTCCCCTATGCTTCAACCCCGCATCACTGCCATTCGCCGCCGAGTGAGCCAGGCACAAGCTGGTCGAGCGTGGGGCTGGACGGTCGGCGCGATTGCCGCTGCGGCGTTGCTCGCTGGTGGAATCGATGCGGCGTTTCGCCTGCGCGCCTGGCCGTTGCGCTTGATGCTGACGGCGGGTGTGGTTGCGGTGGCGGTCGTCGCCATCCGCCGTTGGTTGCTTCCCTGGTGGCAGACGACCCACAGCGATGTACAAATTGCCCGGCGGCTGGAAATGCTCCATCCGCGCCTTGGCGAGCGACTTTCCTCAGCCCTCGCTTTTTTACAGCAGGGAACCGCCGATGCTCGCGAAGGCTCGCTGGAACTCCGCTACGCCGTCGTCGCCGAGGCCGAAGCCATCGCCGCCGATCTTCCGTTGGAAAAGTCGATCGACACCAGGCCGCGCAATCGCGCGCTGGCAGTCTGTATCATCATCGCGCTGGTTGCCATCGGCCTGGCGATCTGGCGGCCGGCGAACTTCGGCCGTGCTGTTGTGCGACTCGCCTGGCCCATCGGTGGTCCTGTTTGGCCGCCGCGGCATCAGTTGAAATTGCTCGCGGCGCCAGCAGCCGTGGCCCTCGGCCAAAGTTTCGAAGTGCAGCTAGTCGATCTAAATGGCCGGCCGCCGGATGATGCCGCGATCACGCTGCACTACGATCAGCCGGCGCGGCGCACTGAGCGTGTACTGCTGCAGCAACGAGGCGACAAGCTGGTCTTTCGCATCGAACAGGTCCTGCAAGGTTTTCGCTATCGCGTCACCGGCGGCGATGACGATTCTCTGCCGGAAATCGAACTCGTCGTCGTTCAGCCGCCGAAGCTCAATGATCTCGTAGCCGTTATCGAACCTCCGGCGTACTCGGGTCTGAAACCAGAACGGACCGGCCGTTTGATCAAGCTGCTCGCTGGTTCACGCTTGTCCGTTTCGGGCAAACTCGATCGCGCGGCAAAGGTCGTCAATCTGGTCTCGACGGCGAAAGAGCAGGTGCCCACGACTACTCTGTCGAATGACGCGTTGTCGTTTGAATCGGTGAGCGATGTCCCGTGGCAACCCAAGAAATCCGATCACGTTTGGATCGAACTCGTCGATGAAACCGGCAGTGTTACCGGTCGCGATGGTCCGCTTGAAATCCAGGTCGTCGCCGACTCTGCACCGTCGATCTCGTGGGAACAGCCTGGCGATCACAGCGCGTTCACCGCACAAGCCCTCGTGCCGCTCGCAGCCGTGGTGAAAGATGACCTTGCGGTGCAGCGTGTTGAACTCCGCTTCGTCACGATTGGCAGCGAGCCGATGACGCCGCAAGCGGTCGTCCTCTTTTCGAAAGATCAGCCCCCTGCGAAGTCGCTGGGTGAAGGTGACTCGCGGTCGGTAACGCACGCCTGGGATCTGTCGCAGTTAACGCTTGCTGCCGAAGGAGCTGCGTTCTCGATTCAGATTGCGGCGCGAGATTTTCTCGGTCAAGAAACACTTTCGCCGCCTCGGCGCATCAGCCTGATCTCGACGCAAGATTTGCAAAATCGCCTTGTGCAACGGCAGGGAGCAATTCTGGAACAATTAGGCGAAGTCCTGCGTTTGCAGCGGCAGGCTCGCACGCTCATCGGTGAGGTTTCTGCCCGCCAAGCCGATGAAGGGAAATGGCAGCCGCGCGATCTCGATGTGCTGCAAAGTGCCGATCTGCAGCAACGGCAGGTCCAGCGACTGCTCGCCAATCCCGACGACGGCCTGGCGAAACAGATCGAGCAGTTGCTCGCCGAGTTGAAATCGAATCGTCTGGGCGAAGAAGGAATCAGCAGCCGCATGCAATCGCTGCAAAAGCAGGTTCGCCGCCTGACCGAAGACGTGCTGCCGCCTCTCGAAGAAGAGTTGGCCACCGCGCTCAAGTCGGCCCGCCTGCGCTCCGAAGGCTGTGCCGAAGACGTTCCGCTGCCGCTCGGCGGCGTTACGCAGCATCAAGACCAGGCCGTAGCCGCGCTCGAATCGATGCTCGGCGAACTTGCCCAGTGGGATAGCTTCAGCCGCATTTCGCGCGAGGTCGGATTGCTGAAGCAGGAGCAACAAAAGTTGCGCGAGCAAACAGAAAGTGTCCGCGTAGCTCTCGCACTCGCCGAACGAGATGCCGAGCCGCTGAATCTCGCTCGCCAGTCGGCGCAGCGGCAACTCGAAGCCGCCCGGCAGTTCGACAAGCTGCAGCAACGGATGGAAACGCTCCTCGCCAAATTGCAAGACAGCGATCCACTCGCGGCCGGCAGTCTCGCCGATGCGCTCGATGCCGCTCAGCGACTCGCCATCGGCGGTCAGATGCGTTCGGCCGCTCGGCAACTCCAAGACACGCGGGCTGGCAACGCGGTGCAGACGCAAGATCAGGTTCTCACCGGTTTGAACGAAGTCCTCGACCGCCTTGCCAGTCGTCGCGATCAAGATGCCAAACGCCAGCTCGCCTCGCTCAACGCGGCTGCCATTGAACTGAATCAGCTTGGCGCTCGCAGCGAAAATCTCGCCCGCGAAGCCACCGGAGCCGCTCAATCGAACGATCCGCAAAAACGCCAGCTCCAGCGACTAACGAAAGATGCGCAGCGACTCGCACAAGAAGTCGCCGAACTCGCCCGCAAGCTCGAACGTCTACAAGCCAAAGGCGCCGCCGAGGCGGTAAAGAAGGCCAGTTCTTCTCTCTCGCAAGGAAGCCAATCGGCCAGCGGCGGCAACGGCGACACGGCCGAACAGCAAACCAAATCAGCCTTGGAAGATCTGCAACAAGCCAAAAAGCAGTTGCAACAGGAAATTCAAAAAGCTCAGGAAGACCTCGTTCGTGAGCAACTGGCCCGCCTTGAAACCGAACTCGCCGGATTGCTCAAGCGGCAACAAAATCTGCTCGGCGAAACGCAGCGTCTCGAAGCTGCCCGCCAAAAAAACAACGGCACGCTCGGCCGGGCGCAGCAAGCGTCGCTCCGCGATCTCGCCGAAGAACAGCGGCAGCTGGCCGATGCGGTTGAGCAAAGTAGCCAGGCGTTTTCTTCCGGCGAATCGTTCGATCTGGCCCTCGCTGGCGTCCGTCAGCAGATGCAGCGCGCCCACCGCAGCCTCGCTCGCAGCCTCACCGACGCTGCTACGCAAACCGCCCAACAGCAAGCCATCGCTCGCCTGCAACAACTCCTCGCCGCCGCCCGTTCGCAGGCCGACGAACAACCGATGGACGACAACAATCAGCAACAAGGCCCCGGCCAGCAGCAAGAAGGCGCTCCCGAGGTCCGCAGCATCGGCGAACTCCGCCTGCTGCAGCAGTTGCAACTCGAAATCAACCGCCGCACCACGGAACTCGAAACGGCTCGCGCCAAATCGGGCGAGTTTTCTCCCGAGCAGTTAGCTGAACTGCAGGAACTTGCTGCGGAACAAGGCAAGGTCGCAGAGATCGTTCTCAACTTGATTCAAAAGAAACCGGAAGCAGAGGACGGCGAAAAAGCTCTACCAGAGAAACCATCGCCAGAGAAGAAGCCGGGAAATGGCTTGGATGAAGAACTGCTGAAAGATCTGAAGTAGCATTGTCGCTCACAAATTCTCCATGCAACTATTCCCAACTCGCGATATAGTAAACCACCGCTCACCAAAATCCCCACCGTTAAACCCCTCACCCTAACCCTCTCCCCGGAGTACCGAGGCGAGGGAACCACGGCGACTCAAGCCGCAACTGCAAACTTCAAACTCATAACTTCGAACTGTAAAGTCTCCATGCCCACTCTCAACCGTCGAACGTTCCTCCGCGGCGCCGGCGTCGCCTTCGCCCTGCCGCTGCTCGATGCGATGCAACCAGCCTTTGCCGGCGAGACGAAGGAAGCCGCCATTCCGCGGCGGATGGTCTGCATGGAAACCAACATGGGAATCCTGCCGCAGTACTTCTTTCCCGAGAAGGAAGGCCGCGACTATGAAGGGACGCCCTACCTCGATCGACTCAAGGCCCACCGCGAACAGATGACAGTTTTCAGTGGCGTCAGTTTGCCAGGCGTCACCGGCGCACATGCGGCCGAGAAGTGCTTTCTCACCGGCACGCCACATCCAGAACGCGGCGGTTTTCGAAACTGGGTTTCGCTCGATCAATACGCGGCCGAACACGTCGGCAATCGCACTCGCTATCCGTCGCTCGTTCTAGCCATGAGCGGCGAGGGTGGCACGCTCAGCTTCACCCGCAGCGGCGCGCCAATCTCGGCCGAGCGGAGCCCGAAGAAGCTGTTCAACAAGCTATTCGTGCAGGGCAAAGCCGACGAAGTCGCCGCCAACGTCGAGGCCCTCAAGCAGGGCCGGAGCATGCTCGACTTCGTCGGCGATCAGTCGAAGCGACTGAACCGCAGCTTGTCGAAACCCGATCAACAACGGATGGATCAATATCTGTCGAGTGTTCGCGAACTTGAGCAACGCCTGCACAGCAGCGAGGAATGGGAATACAAACCCAAGCCGACGGTCACGGCCACAGCGCCGGAAGACATCGAAGATCAAAAGGAGTTCATCCGCAAGACGCGACTTATGTTCGATGTGATGAAGCTCGCCCTCGAAACCGATTCGACGCGAATCATCAGCCTCTTCATCGACACAACCGTCATTCACAACATCACCCACCACGGCAACCGCCCCGAGGTGCTCGCCGAATTGCGCGCGAAAGAAGAAGGGCAGTTCGACGCCCTCAACGCGTTCCTCACTGCCCTGGCCGACACCAAGGAAGCAGGCCAATCGCTGCTCGACCGCAGTATGGTTCTGTACGGCACTTGCATGGGCAGCGCGAACTCGCACTCCAACGTCAATCTCCCCGTCCTCATCGCCGGCGGCGGTTTCAAGCACGGCCAGCACTTGGCTTTCGATCAGAAGAATAACTACCCGCTGTCGAATCTGTATCTCTCAATGCTCCACCGCCTCGGCATCGAGACGAACGAATTCTCGACTTCCAAAGGCACGATGCACGGCCTCGACCTCGTCTAGCTCCAACCACCACTGCCCTCCTTCTCCCGATCAGTCCCGCCATGCGCATCTCCGTCCCTCTGTGTCTCTGTGGTGCATTCCTCTTCGCAGCCATCGCCAGCGCGGGAGAAGTCGAGAAGCTATTCTTCAAATCGCACTGCGTCTCCTGCCACGATGCCGACACCAAGGAAGGGGGCCTCGACCTCACGACCTTCAAGCAAGATCTCGCCAACGCCGAGAACTTCGCCCGTTGGATCAAAATCCACGACCGCATCGAATCCGGCGAAATGCCGCCGAAAAACCAGCCGCGGCCGAAGCCAGACGAGATCAACGCAGTCACCAAGTCCTTGCGTGATGAACTCGTTACCGCGGAAACCAAACGCCTCTCCACTAACCGCACCGGCATCCGCCGTTTAACGCGCGCCGAATACGAGAACACCATCCGAGATCTCTTCGACATGCCGGGCATTGCCCTGTATGGCAGCCTGCCAGCTGACGGCAGCGCGCACGGCTTTGATAAGAACAGCGATGCCCTCGACATCTCGCATGTGAACATGGCCAAGTACGTCGAAGCGGCCGATCACATTCTCGATCTG is drawn from Anatilimnocola floriformis and contains these coding sequences:
- a CDS encoding DUF4175 family protein, which translates into the protein MLQPRITAIRRRVSQAQAGRAWGWTVGAIAAAALLAGGIDAAFRLRAWPLRLMLTAGVVAVAVVAIRRWLLPWWQTTHSDVQIARRLEMLHPRLGERLSSALAFLQQGTADAREGSLELRYAVVAEAEAIAADLPLEKSIDTRPRNRALAVCIIIALVAIGLAIWRPANFGRAVVRLAWPIGGPVWPPRHQLKLLAAPAAVALGQSFEVQLVDLNGRPPDDAAITLHYDQPARRTERVLLQQRGDKLVFRIEQVLQGFRYRVTGGDDDSLPEIELVVVQPPKLNDLVAVIEPPAYSGLKPERTGRLIKLLAGSRLSVSGKLDRAAKVVNLVSTAKEQVPTTTLSNDALSFESVSDVPWQPKKSDHVWIELVDETGSVTGRDGPLEIQVVADSAPSISWEQPGDHSAFTAQALVPLAAVVKDDLAVQRVELRFVTIGSEPMTPQAVVLFSKDQPPAKSLGEGDSRSVTHAWDLSQLTLAAEGAAFSIQIAARDFLGQETLSPPRRISLISTQDLQNRLVQRQGAILEQLGEVLRLQRQARTLIGEVSARQADEGKWQPRDLDVLQSADLQQRQVQRLLANPDDGLAKQIEQLLAELKSNRLGEEGISSRMQSLQKQVRRLTEDVLPPLEEELATALKSARLRSEGCAEDVPLPLGGVTQHQDQAVAALESMLGELAQWDSFSRISREVGLLKQEQQKLREQTESVRVALALAERDAEPLNLARQSAQRQLEAARQFDKLQQRMETLLAKLQDSDPLAAGSLADALDAAQRLAIGGQMRSAARQLQDTRAGNAVQTQDQVLTGLNEVLDRLASRRDQDAKRQLASLNAAAIELNQLGARSENLAREATGAAQSNDPQKRQLQRLTKDAQRLAQEVAELARKLERLQAKGAAEAVKKASSSLSQGSQSASGGNGDTAEQQTKSALEDLQQAKKQLQQEIQKAQEDLVREQLARLETELAGLLKRQQNLLGETQRLEAARQKNNGTLGRAQQASLRDLAEEQRQLADAVEQSSQAFSSGESFDLALAGVRQQMQRAHRSLARSLTDAATQTAQQQAIARLQQLLAAARSQADEQPMDDNNQQQGPGQQQEGAPEVRSIGELRLLQQLQLEINRRTTELETARAKSGEFSPEQLAELQELAAEQGKVAEIVLNLIQKKPEAEDGEKALPEKPSPEKKPGNGLDEELLKDLK
- a CDS encoding DUF1552 domain-containing protein; protein product: MPTLNRRTFLRGAGVAFALPLLDAMQPAFAGETKEAAIPRRMVCMETNMGILPQYFFPEKEGRDYEGTPYLDRLKAHREQMTVFSGVSLPGVTGAHAAEKCFLTGTPHPERGGFRNWVSLDQYAAEHVGNRTRYPSLVLAMSGEGGTLSFTRSGAPISAERSPKKLFNKLFVQGKADEVAANVEALKQGRSMLDFVGDQSKRLNRSLSKPDQQRMDQYLSSVRELEQRLHSSEEWEYKPKPTVTATAPEDIEDQKEFIRKTRLMFDVMKLALETDSTRIISLFIDTTVIHNITHHGNRPEVLAELRAKEEGQFDALNAFLTALADTKEAGQSLLDRSMVLYGTCMGSANSHSNVNLPVLIAGGGFKHGQHLAFDQKNNYPLSNLYLSMLHRLGIETNEFSTSKGTMHGLDLV